The genomic interval GTGATCGAGGCGGCGTGCTTGCCGGTGTCGATTCCTTCGCCGCCAGCTTCGACACCGACCATCTTGACGTCAACATCGTCGAGAAACGGATGGAACAGCCCCATCGCGTTGCTGCCACCGCCGATGCACGCGATCAAATAGTCCGGCAATCGGCCCTCATGCTGGCGGATCTGCCGGCGCGCCTCGGTGCCGATCACCGACTGGAAGTCGCGCACCAACATCGGATACGGGTGCGCCGACATGGTCGAGCCGACCAGATAGTAGGTGGTCGCGACGTTGGTCACCCAGTCGCGCAGCGCTTCATTGATCGCGTCCTTGAGCGTGCAACTGCCGCTCTCAACCGAGTGCACCCTCGCGCCGAGCAACTTCATGCGGAAGACGTTGAGCGACTGCCGCTGCACGTCTTCGCTGCCCATGAACACTTCACACGGCAATCCGAAGAGCGCACAGACAGTCGCGGTGGCGACGCCGTGTTGACCCGCGCCGGTCTCTGCGATTATGCGCTGCTTCCCCATGCGGCTGGCCAGCAGCGCTTGGCCGAGGGCGTTGTTGATCTTGTGCGAACCGGTATGACAGAGATCCTCGCGCTTGAGATAGATCTTCGCTCCGCCGAGTCGCTCGCTCAGGTGCTTCGCGAAGTACAGCGGCGTCGGTCGCCCGGCGTAGTCGGCGAGGTGATACTTGAGGTCGCGATGAAACTCCGCATTGCGGCGGATCTGGCGATACGCCGTCTCCAACTCCAGCAGCGCCGGCATGAGCGTTTCCGCGACATACCGGCCACCGTAGATGCCGAAATGGCCGTGCGTATCAGGCAGTCTGTGCATTGGCGATGAACCTCTTCATCAGTTCGGCGTCTTTGATCCCCGGCTGCCGTTCCACTCCGCTCGCAACGTCCACCGCCAGCGGTCGCACCGCCCGCACCGCGTCGGCGACGTTGTCGGCGGTCAAGCCGCCGGCCAAGATCAAGCGCGACCGATCGCACGCAGCCGCCCATTCCCACGTGAATGCTCTTCCGGTCCCCCCTGGGTGCCCCTCCACATAGGCATCCAGCAAGATGAAATCAACGGGGTACTGCGCCGCCGCAGACACCGATTCGCGATCGCGCAGGCGTAACGCCTTGATCACCTTCAGCGACCAGCCCGCGCAATCGCTCGGAGATTCCTCGCCGTGAAACTGCACTGCCCGCAGGCCGACGCGTTCGGCAATCTCCGCCACACGCGCGCGCGCTTCGTTGACGAAAACGCCAACGCCACACACCGACGCCGGCAGCGTTGCAATGATGGCCTGCGCGGTCTCGACGTTCACACAGCGCGGACTGCGCGCATAAAAGTTCACGCCGATCGCCGCGGCGCCCGCCGCAACCGCCGCACGCGCATCTTCCACACGCGTGACGCCGCAGACCTTCACCTTCACCATCGCCACTAGCCCGTGACGCCGCGCAGCTCGTCCAACTTCACGCCCGGATCCGGCGCGCGCATGAACGTCTCTCCGATCAAGA from Deltaproteobacteria bacterium carries:
- the trpB gene encoding tryptophan synthase subunit beta; translated protein: MHRLPDTHGHFGIYGGRYVAETLMPALLELETAYRQIRRNAEFHRDLKYHLADYAGRPTPLYFAKHLSERLGGAKIYLKREDLCHTGSHKINNALGQALLASRMGKQRIIAETGAGQHGVATATVCALFGLPCEVFMGSEDVQRQSLNVFRMKLLGARVHSVESGSCTLKDAINEALRDWVTNVATTYYLVGSTMSAHPYPMLVRDFQSVIGTEARRQIRQHEGRLPDYLIACIGGGSNAMGLFHPFLDDVDVKMVGVEAGGEGIDTGKHAASITAGQVGVLHGKKTYVLQDELGQVRTAHSISAGLDYPGVGPEHAYLKDSGRATYVSATDQEAVAALQLLCETEGIIPALESSHAIAYAARLAPTLAREQIVVINLSGRGDKDMNTVAAYLGVKLDQ
- a CDS encoding phosphoribosylanthranilate isomerase, translating into MAMVKVKVCGVTRVEDARAAVAAGAAAIGVNFYARSPRCVNVETAQAIIATLPASVCGVGVFVNEARARVAEIAERVGLRAVQFHGEESPSDCAGWSLKVIKALRLRDRESVSAAAQYPVDFILLDAYVEGHPGGTGRAFTWEWAAACDRSRLILAGGLTADNVADAVRAVRPLAVDVASGVERQPGIKDAELMKRFIANAQTA